GGTCGGCTTTCTCGCTCGAATGGATCGCGAGGGAGCGGCGGTCAACGTTGCTACGATGGTCGGCAACGGTGCATTGCGTGGCTTCGTGGTCGGCAACGAAGACCGGCCGGCGACGGACGCTGAACTCGCCCGGATGAAGGAGATCCTCAGGGAGCAAATAGCGGGCGGCTGTGTCGGCTTGTCCTCCGGTCTCGAATATGCGCCGAGCGGATTTGCCGACTCGGCAGAACTCGTCGAACTGGCCACCGTCCTGCGCGGGACGGGCTATCCGTATGCCTCGCACATGAGGAACGAGGACGACCGGCTGCTTGCCGCGGTTGAGGAAGCGCTCCATGTCGGCCGTCTGGCGGGAGTGCCGGTCCAGATATCGCACCTGAAGGCTCAAGGCCAACGCAACTACTGGAAAGCAGATGCGGCGCTCCGGCTCATTGAGCAAGCACGGGCGGATGGGGTCGATGTGCACTTCGACCGCTATCCCTACACCGCCTATTCGACCGGCCTCTCGAATCTATTTCCGTCGTCGTCTCGGTCGGGTGGAAATCAAGCGTTCCTGGCCCGCCTGAGAGATACCGCCACTGCAGGTCGACTCGAGGCGCAGGGCCGGGACAAGGTTGCCCTGCTTGGCGATTGGAATTCGGTCCAGATCACCAGCACGAACGAAGCAACATCGTGGGCGCGCGGTCGGCGAATGGGCGACCTCGCGCAGGAGCGAGGAGTGGAGCCCTATGCTCTGACCCTCGAGTTGCTCGAAGCGAACGGGGGTGGCGTCGGCATGATCGGACATGGAATGGGGGAGGAGAATACCGCGAGGATCCTCGCCCACCCGCTCGGCATGATGTGTTCGGATGGGGGTGCATATGCCCCGTATGGCCCGCTCTCGACAGCTTCTCCGCACCCCAGAGGATACGGTTCTTTTCCTCGGTTGCTCGGCCACTATGTGAGAGACACCTTGGCGCTCACGCTCGAGTCCGCCATCCATAAGGTCACGCAGATGCCGGCGCAGAAACTCAAGCTTGACGGACGAGGTGTCATCGAGGTCGGAGCGTTCGCGGATCTAGTCTCGTTCGATCCCGCCACCGTGGCCGATCGTGCGACATTTGAGGACCCTCATCAGTACCCGGACGGCATTCCGGTCGTGGTTGTGAATGGAGTGGTGACACTGCGCGACGGTGAACACACGGGCGACCGTGCTGGGCGCGGAGTGAGGGGTGGTGGAAGCGTGTGATGACGCACACAAGGAGGCCGGCTACCGGCTGATGTGATGAAGTCCTTCTTCGACTTCTCTGAGCGCTTTGGCGCTCGTACCGGCGGCTACCGCGATCTGATGAGCCGCCAGGTCCACCATGTTATGCTCGTGTCGTCACTGTACGAGTCCTTCATCCTCGCCGAAGATGGCCAGCTCCACGAGCAGGTCCTTAGGAAGTTCATAGAGGCCTCGCCCCGTGAGCCCCCCGCACTGACGCGGGTATCCTCCGGACGGGAGGCGTTGAAGATCCTCGAGTCGGGTCACCGCCGAGTCGATCTCATTGTCACGAGCCCGGACATCGGGGACATGAGCGCGACGGATCTCGCCCAGTCGGTCACAGACGGCGGGTACGACGTCCCGCTCGCCATCCTCGCGTACGATCGCGAGGAGCTACGTGGCATCGAGGAGACCGGAGGGCACCCTAACATCTTGGGGCGCTTCTTATATCAGGGGGACGCCGGGATCCTGCTGGCGATCGTGCAGTTGGTAGAGGATCGCCTCAATGTAGAGCGCGACACGCGCATTGGGGTGCCTGTGTTCCTCGTAGTCGAGGACAATGTCCGCTTCTACTCGGCGTTCATGCCGCTGATCTATACGGAGCTGCAGAATCTCTCCGATGCGGTTCAGCTGGAAGCTGGTAAT
This is a stretch of genomic DNA from Longimicrobiales bacterium. It encodes these proteins:
- a CDS encoding D-aminoacylase, translated to MNRRTFVRASAVAGAGSLIAPELVCGARRADLVLRGATVFDGTGRAGREVDVGLTGDRITEIGTNVAAGSNEIDLRGLALAPGFIDVHSHADMSLLINNNAESRIRQGITLEVVGQDGGSVGPWSDAGFEATRDRYDRQYGIDIDFRDPVGFLARMDREGAAVNVATMVGNGALRGFVVGNEDRPATDAELARMKEILREQIAGGCVGLSSGLEYAPSGFADSAELVELATVLRGTGYPYASHMRNEDDRLLAAVEEALHVGRLAGVPVQISHLKAQGQRNYWKADAALRLIEQARADGVDVHFDRYPYTAYSTGLSNLFPSSSRSGGNQAFLARLRDTATAGRLEAQGRDKVALLGDWNSVQITSTNEATSWARGRRMGDLAQERGVEPYALTLELLEANGGGVGMIGHGMGEENTARILAHPLGMMCSDGGAYAPYGPLSTASPHPRGYGSFPRLLGHYVRDTLALTLESAIHKVTQMPAQKLKLDGRGVIEVGAFADLVSFDPATVADRATFEDPHQYPDGIPVVVVNGVVTLRDGEHTGDRAGRGVRGGGSV